One genomic segment of Ignavibacteriota bacterium includes these proteins:
- a CDS encoding HipA N-terminal domain-containing protein, whose translation MNRKGKVFYNDKFAGILSETEEGYSFSYNIQYLENEENFSISLTLPKSKKEFISKYMFPFFDGLIPEGWLLNIAVENWKLNSKDRMGLLLATCMDCIGAVSIIPIEEKHE comes from the coding sequence ATGAATAGAAAAGGGAAAGTTTTTTATAATGATAAGTTTGCTGGAATTCTAAGTGAAACGGAGGAAGGTTATTCTTTTTCTTATAACATTCAATATTTAGAAAATGAAGAAAATTTTTCTATAAGTTTAACTTTACCAAAAAGTAAAAAAGAATTTATAAGTAAATATATGTTCCCATTTTTTGATGGATTAATTCCCGAAGGTTGGTTATTAAATATCGCAGTTGAGAATTGGAAATTAAATTCAAAGGATAGAATGGGTTTACTGTTAGCAACTTGCATGGATTGTATTGGAGCAGTAAGTATTATCCCTATTGAGGAAAAGCATGAATAG
- a CDS encoding helix-turn-helix transcriptional regulator produces the protein MELIKFIKKKRKELGLSQIDLAEKSGVGLRFIRDMEQGKQTLRLDKINQVLKLFGHKMAPIKMERNSLDE, from the coding sequence ATGGAACTAATTAAATTTATAAAGAAAAAAAGAAAAGAACTTGGTTTAAGTCAAATTGATTTAGCGGAAAAATCCGGTGTAGGTTTGAGATTTATTAGAGATATGGAACAGGGAAAACAGACATTAAGATTAGATAAAATAAACCAGGTATTAAAATTATTTGGACATAAAATGGCTCCGATAAAAATGGAAAGGAATTCGTTGGATGAATAG